The Geovibrio ferrireducens genomic interval GAATGCACGGCTGCTGCTCCGTCTGCTCCCCTTGAGATAAGGGATTTCAGAGCGGATATTTCTGTTTGCGCCTTTTTCATGTCGGCTTCGGCTTTTGATATTTCATCAAAGCGCGCTGCGGCATACGCCTGAAGCTTGCCGTCGGCGAGTTTGTCAACTGACGGAACTTCACCCAGTGAATTAAGCATGAATTCCGCAGTCTTTTTTCTGTTGTCAGCTTTTATATAATCGTTTTCATTATTTTTAACGCCCTGCGCCAGTGTGCCCAGCCATGTCCCGCCGGCATCCGCCGCAGAGGGGAGAAGCATCATCTCGGATGCGCCGCAGTATGCCTTAAAGGCGCTTCCGTAGCCTATTACGCCGCTCTTATATTCCCCTGCGCGGTATTCCGCCCTGTCTCTGTAGAGATAAAAATCGGAAGCAAAAGCATCTGCGCATATCAAAAGGGCAATAGCCGCAATTACAGGTTTCATATCAGCCGTCTCCTTAAACCGTTTTATACAATCTTAATATTGCTGACAGAGTTTCTCAAGGAAAGTGCAAAACAAAAAAGCCCGCAGCGCATGATGTGCGGCGGGCTCTTGCTTACTTTTAAGCCTGATTTGCGGAAGTATTAAGCGGAAGCTTCAGCGGCGGCCACTACGGACACGTGTTTGCCCATGCTGCCTCTGTCTTTGAACTCAACATAACCGTCAACAAGGGCGAAAAGAGTGTGGTCTTTTCCCATGCCCATGTTTGTGCCGGGTTTGAACTGAGTGCCTCTCTGGCGGATTATTATGCTTCCTGCTGTCACGAACTGACCAGCATATCTTTTAACACCGAGACGCTTACTGTTACTGTCTCTGCCGTTACGGGTAGAACCGCCTGCCTTCTTATGAGCCATTATGCGCCTCCTTAACCGACTTTGATGTCGTTAATTTTAAGAGTAGTGTACTGAGAACGGTGACCGATGCGTTTTTTGTAGTCTTTTCTGCGTTTACGTTTGAAAACGAGTATTTTGTCGCCTTTCTCATGTCTTACAACAGTAGCCTGAACTTTTGCGCCGTCAACAACGGGCGCGCCCACAAGGAGCTTATCGCCGGAAACGACGAGAACGTCAGTAAGCTCTACTGCGCTGTTGACTTCGGCTTCGAACCTGTCAACCTTAATAACATCACCGGGCTTAACAGTGTACTGTCTCCCGCCCTGCTTGATTACCGCGAACATATCTATACCTCACGAAATTATAATTATAAACTGATCCAAAAGGAACGAAATCATATACGCAATATAATGAGCAGTCAACAGGAAAATGAAGAAAATAAAATTAAAGATCAACACAGTGCGGAGCAGGACTGAGCCCTTTTTATATAAGGAGTTCTTTTTCCTTGACTTAGAAAGGATAATAAAATACCTCTTAACCTGCAAGATGAACTTTCGATCATCTGCTCCGTTCATATAATGGTGCAGTGAGTGAAAATATGCCCGCAGAATAGTGGTTGACAAAGGCTCTGTACATCTCTATAATTTCGGGCTCTACAGATATAAACAGTTGGAGGAACAGGCATGGCACAGATGCTGACAATGAAAAAGCCCAGCAATCTGAAAAGAAAGCGCAAGCACGGCTTCAGGGCTCGTATGAAAACAAAAGGCGGACGTCTCGTTATTAACAGAAGACGCTCAAAAGGACGTAAACGTCTGGCAGTTTAATCTTCGGCCACAGGGTCTATGAACCAGCGGCTGAAAACTTCCGAACGGCTAAAGAAAAAGTCTGACTACCTTAAAGTTCTCAGAGGGAAAAAATGCGCCGGAAGGCTTATTACGGTCTACTGGAACGCATGTGATTGTGAACAAAGCAGATTCGGCTTTATTACGGGAAAGAAGGTCAGCAAAAAAGCGGTTGACCGGAACAGGCTCAGGCGGTACTTCAAGGAGTTCTGCCGCAAAAACAAAGGCCTTTTTCCCGCAAAGAAAGATTTCGTTTTCAGAGCGCTTCCCGGAGCGGGTAAAGCCTCACATGATGAGATAGATAATGAAGCACACAGGCTTATGGCAAAAATTGCATCCGAAATATCTGCTGATAGGACCGATTAGGTTTTATCAGCTGTTTATTTCCCCTATGCTGGGGCCCAGATGCAGGTTTTATCCTTCCTGCTCCGAATACGCAATCGAAGCAATTCAGAAGAAAGGTATTTTCAAAGGCTTTTTTCTTGCCGTCTGGAGAATTCTCAGATGCAACCCCCTATCGGCCGGAGGTTACGATCCTGTAAAATAGGACACACTCGGAGGACATTTCCACAATGGACAAGAAAACCCTGCTTGCAGTTGCGCTCAGCGCACTTGTACTCATAAGCTTTCAGGCATATTTCGCCCCGAAGGCCCCCGTGGCTGACAACGCCACAACAGCAGCAGCGACTGACAACGTCAATGCCGCAGAAACCGCAGCGCAAACATCCGCTGACACTATCGTTTTCGGAGAAACCGCACCGGTTTCACCCGATAAGTTCACCACCATTTCCACAGCGGATCTCACACTCACCTTCAATGAAATCAGCGGGAACATCCTGAAAGCAGACATTCAGCAGTACAACGGAAAAGAGATGCACATCTCTTTCGGCAACGGCAGGCAGGACTACATGATAGCCGGAACCGGAACTTCGGCGGCTTTCTCGTCTCAGGAAATAAAAAACGGCGATACAACAACCCTCGTTTTCACCTCCACACAGAATGAACTCGTAGTAACCAAGAAATACCGCATCAAAGAAGGCTCATACCTTATTGATGCCGCTATCGAAGTTACAAACACCGGCAACAGGTCGGTGGAGCTTCCCCTCTCTGTCCAGATAGGACCCGGCCTCGGCAGCGGTGTGGCGGACAGCAAGCTTGTCTTCCAGGGCCCGATCATGTTTGACGGCAAAAAGATAAGAAGAGAGAAAGAAGACAAAATCAAAGCACCCGAAGTGTACCAGACCCCTGAATGGCTGGGTTACACCTCTACTTACTTCCTTTTCGCTGCGGCTGGCGGCGAATTTGCGGAGGGAATCATCCAGAAATCAGGTGATTCAGCAGTTATAAAAGGAACAGACAAAGCGGTAATCAACCCGGCTTCCAAATACACCAAGGAATTTAAGCTTTATGTCGGCCCCAAGAAGTATACCCTTCTTAAAGAGACCGGCTACAGCCTTACAAAAAGCATAGACTTCGGCTACTTCTCGTTTCTGGCTATCCCCCTTCTCAACCTTATGAACTTCTTTTTCAGCTATGTTCATAACTATGGTCTGGCGATCATTCTTCTTACTGTCGTGGTGAAGCTTGTAACCTTCCCCCTTACGCAGAAAAGTATGGTTTCCATGAAAAGGATGCAGCTTCTTCAGCCTAAAATGAACGAGCTCAGGGAAAAATACGCCAAGGATAAGCAGAAGCTTAATCAGGCTGTTATGGAGCTTTACAAGAAAGAGGGCGTAAACCCCTTCGGCGGCTGTCTGCCTATTGTAATACAGATTCCCGTGTTCTTTGCTCTGTACAAGGCACTGCTTGTGTCCATTGAGCTTAAGGGCTCACCCTTTATACTGCATATCGCGGATCTTTCCCTGAAAGACCCCTACTACATAACCCCCGTGCTGATGGGCGTGACAATGTTCGTTCAGCAGAGGCTCAGCCCCCAGGCGGGCGACCCTATCCAGCAGAAAGTTTTCATGTTCATGCCTATCATTTTCACGTTCCTGTTCCTGAACTTTTCATCGGGTCTGGTTCTGTACTGGCTTACGAACAACCTACTTTCAATTGCGCAGCAGTACTTTATAAACAAAAAAACAACAGCCTGAGGTAAAAATGAGATATTTTGAAATAGAAGGAAGAACAGCGGATGAGGCCTTAAACAAGTTTCTCGCTGAAAGAAGAATCTCGAAGGATTTCGTTGAGTACGAAGTCATTGAGCAGGGTTCAAAAGGCTTTCTCGGCATAGGCAGCAAGCCCGCTCTTATAAAAGTAAAATTTGATGACGGAGAGTTCCTGAAAAGGAGATCAAAGCTTCTTCTCTCGGAACTGCTTGAGAAAGCAGGGTTCAGTGATTTCAGCATAGAAGTCAAGGAACAGGGCAGCGACATTATCCTCAACATCAAGTCTGAGGATTCAAGCCTTCTCATAGGGAAAACAGCACAGACTCTTGACTCTTTCCAGTATATACTGGATAAAATGCTTAAAACCGAAGACAGAACCGAAACCGGAGTTGTCATCGATGTGGAAGATTACCGCCTGAGAACCGTTAAGCAGTTTAAGGAAAAAGCGGTAAGGCTCGCCAAAAATGCTGTGAAGACAGGTAAAACTGTAAAGCTTCCGCCTATGGTGACCATGATAAGAAAAGAGATTCATCTGAGCCTTAAGGAAGTTGCAGGAATTACCACCAAGAGCAAGGGCGAGGGTAACGTAAAAGAAATTCTCATAATTCCTGAGAACAGGGTACGCAGGAGACCCCCCAGACAAAATGATAATTAAATTTTTGGTCTTAGGACTCATTTTATTCGTAACTTACAAGCTCTTCGCAGGAAGGGCGAAAAAGGAAGTAAAGGGCAAAACCGAGGAACAGGCAGTTGAACTTGTTCAGGACCCGGTAAGCGGGCTCTACATAGACAAGGACACGCAGTTCAAGGTCAAATACTACGATAAGATGTACTACTTCGCCACAAAGGCGAATATGGACAAATTCATCGCTGACAAAAAAGGTGAACAATGAAAATTTTCCTTGATACGGCAAATATAAAAGAGATTAAAGACGCTGTGGACATCGGCATTATAGACGGTGTTACCACAAACCCTTCCCTCATTGCAAAAGAACAGGGCTGCGATTTTAAAGAAGTGATAAAAGACATATGCGGAATAGTGAACGGCCCCGTCAGTGCGGAAGTCATTGCCCTTGACTGGGAAAACATGGTTAAGGAAGGCAGGGAACTTGCCGGGATAAGCGACCATGTTGTGGTTAAAATCCCCTTCACAAGGGACGGAGTAAAAGCCACCAGCATACTCGCCGCTGATGACATAGACGTTAATGTGACCCTTGTCTTCTCCCCCAATCAGGCGCTTCTCGCTGCCAAAGCAGGCGCGGCCTACATAAGCCCCTTCGCGGGAAGGCTTGACGACATAGGGCACGACGGGCTTGAGATTGTTCAGCAGTGTCAGGATATAGTTTCATCTTATGACTACGAAGCGGAGATCATTGCCGCCAGCATCAGAACGACTACCCACGTGCTTGACTGTGCGCTTATGGGAATTGATATAGCCACCATCCCCTACGGTATTCTCATGCAGATGTTTAAGCATCCGCTGACTGACATCGGCATAGAAAAATTTCTTGCCGACTGGAAGAAAACCCAGGGATAACAGATGATACAAGCCGCCTCGCAAGGGCGGCTTTTTTTATAGGTATTTTCAGGACTTATTTACCCCTTAACTGACAACTTCCGTTTCTGCTGAGAGCCCGCATACGGTAAGATAAACATTGCCTTTTTCATAATTTTCCTAAAGTCCGCTGAAACCGGACGATTAGTACAGCACAAGGATGTGCTTTATGAAAGTTAATGGAACGGGCTTTGAGTTTTATCTCACGGAAGCCCTTAAAATGACTGCCAAAACGGATTTTGGCTCATTCGGCGAGTACATAGCGGAACGAAACAGAATGTCCGATGAACTCGCGGAAGAGATTGATAAAAATGAGCCAGTGCTGCCTGTAAGGAGCGATATGATCCTCTCGGCAGGTGATTTTCTGGAAATGTCAGTAAGCATGAGGAAAAGCTGAAAGGCAGAGTTTTTTAAACAGATGAAGCATGCAGTCACTGCATGTTTCGGGTGAATGAGTGCGCGGCAATGCATTGCAAGGTATTGCCGCGCGCCTGCATCAGAAATTCATATAAATGCAGGATCTCTGATTACAAGCCGGGACAGGCTCATGTGTTCTGATTTTTGAAGAAGTCCACAAGGGATACAAGGTTTTCCTTAGTGGCGGCCTGAATATTCTCTTCCCTTATAGCCTCAAAGATCTCTTTGCGGTGCACGCTGACATCCCTGGGAGCATCAATTCCGAGCTTAACACTTTTGCCCGCCACTTCCACTATGCGGATCTCTATGTTTTCGCCTATTATTATACTTTCATTTGTTTTCCTGGATAGTACAAGCATCACTTATCCTTGGCGGCAAAAAGCGGAGCTTTTATCATCCACCTGTCATCTTCGAGTATAACCTGTTTTGCCAGTTTTTTCCCGGTATTTAAGAGAATGGGCGCGCGCAGGTTTACTGTGGCATTTTTGGGGTCCTCCGGCACAACAACAATGGCAGCAATTTTAAGCTGGTCATCACTGTCTATACCGAGTATTTTAAGCTCACGCTTATTGATTTTCGGGTCATAGTTCGGGTGAAATATCTTCGGCTCTATGAGTATGAAGCATACATCCGGGTCCTGCGTTGCCTGAAACCAAAGGAAGGGGAACGATTTATCGCTTGAAATCAGCAGGAAATCGCTGAGATCGGGAAACCCCAGAAGCGGAGAGGAGAGCGTGATTATATCGCTCTCTGAATATTCGATCTGACCCAGTTTGGTTGAGGACATTTTTATTTTTTCCATTGAAACCTCTGTGTTTTCTGCAAGGTTGGATTTCATCTTCGTTTACCTCTTACCCGTTAAAGGAAATTAAGAAGCGAGATATTCATCATCTTCGCTGTTGCCTGCAACGCAGCCTGATAGGCCTGCAGTGCAAGCTGGTATGAAGTGATGGCCGCGCTCTGATCCGTTGTTGTGGCTCCCAGATAACCGGCTTTTATCTCTTCATTTTTTGTACTCATAACAGTGTAATAGTTGATGGATGTTTCCACCCTTTTCTGCCGTGTGCCCACAGATGTGAGAGAGTTTACTATCTGCGTTTCAGCCTGATCAAGCACGGGCAGTTCGTATTCTATACCGGAGCCGACAGCGGTTGTGAATGAGTCAGTGGCGTACAGGTAACCGTTGTCAAAGCCGCCGTAGACACCATCTGCCACGTGGTAGGTCTCGTTCGCAGTGTTTATGGTGTACATGGCGATCAGTTCCCCTTCGCTTCCTGTGACCTTAATCTGTGCCTCTGTTCCGGCTTTTGCAAAGCCGAGAGTGCTTTCATAGTCACCGGAAACGTGGAAACTGCTCATAACCGCATCATCGTAAACGAAGGAAAGCTTGCCGCCGTCCACAATTTCTGCACTGATCATTCCGCTGAGCCCTGCTTTGGTCAGCTTGCTGTTTATCTCAGCTAATAATTCGTCCATAGACTCATAATCTTTAGCATCAAGTGTTATGCTGGCTGTTTTGCTGGTTCCGTCGTTATATGTGAAGCTGATTGTCCTCTCTCCGGTTGAGGCATCCTTAAGGAAAAGCTTAGGGGTTCCGGCAGCGGTTATGCTGTCCGCGGCTGCGGTTTTGTAAAATCCAAGCACTGACGATGCCTCTCCGCTGAGAGCCGTATTGGCCGAAACCGAGAGGTTGGTTATTGTTCCGGATGAACTGAAACTCAGGTTGCCGTTGTTATCCGCAGTGATAGTTACTCCGGCGGGAAGGCCGACCGCGGCGGCGGCGAGGGCAGCAGCATCTGCATACTCCCCTGAAACGTCAGGCGGGAAAGTTACCTGAGTTGTCGTCCATGTATCGGTTGCTGTATCGTAATAGGTGAGATCAAGCACTTTATTTGTGGTGAAGGCCAAAGGAGCGGCATTCTGCGCCTTTGTGGGGTCGTATGTCTGGAGGAAGGTCATCCTTGTGCCTTCATTATTGGCGTTCATGGAAATTTCATGTGTGCCGGAGCCGGAGAAAATTTCCAGCTTGCCGCCGTTATTGTATGCGCGCACACCGAGACTTGCCAGATCTGTATCAGTGGAGATCATGTTGTTTATAGTGTCCATGATGAGGCTTTCCGGATCGAATGAATCAAACCCCAGCGGGCTGTCATTTCTGCCTGCCACATACAGGTTCGTCACTGTGCCGCCCGCTGCGAAGCTGATTGTTCCGTCAGCGTTGGCACTTGCCGTTATACCTGCGGGGAGAGAGGGGTCAGAGTTGATGGCAGTTATAATATCATTAACACTGGCATAATTTCCCGCAGGAACATTTATCGAAGCTTCCGTCCATACTCCTCCGTCCTGATAGTAGAAGGTGAGCCCTGCGCCCTCTGTGAAGCTGAGGCGCGCCTTTTCCGTGCCAGTGGTCGGGCTTTGTACGGATGAGAATATACTGTCACGGTCTATAAAAATGTTTTTGGTGTATACATTGTTTCCGTTTTTTACAACCAGATCAAAGTCTATGTCACTGTTAGCAACATAACGCACTTCTGATGAAACATTTTTCAGCTCCGACTGGATGTACATTTCAGTCAGGTTGTTTGTGGTGAGTATCTGAAAGTTAAAGAGGTCATTGTAGTTCCCTCTGAAAGTTCCGTCAAAATAGGGTGTAGCGGTGGAGTTGAGAGTGGTGTCTCTCCATGCGCTTGGGGCTCCTATCCCCTGTTCGGGAATATTAAGGTTAAGTGCGTTGTAAAGATTCGTGAGCGAG includes:
- the rpmA gene encoding 50S ribosomal protein L27, which produces MAHKKAGGSTRNGRDSNSKRLGVKRYAGQFVTAGSIIIRQRGTQFKPGTNMGMGKDHTLFALVDGYVEFKDRGSMGKHVSVVAAAEASA
- the rplU gene encoding 50S ribosomal protein L21, which gives rise to MFAVIKQGGRQYTVKPGDVIKVDRFEAEVNSAVELTDVLVVSGDKLLVGAPVVDGAKVQATVVRHEKGDKILVFKRKRRKDYKKRIGHRSQYTTLKINDIKVG
- the rpmH gene encoding 50S ribosomal protein L34 translates to MLTMKKPSNLKRKRKHGFRARMKTKGGRLVINRRRSKGRKRLAV
- the rnpA gene encoding ribonuclease P protein component, coding for MNQRLKTSERLKKKSDYLKVLRGKKCAGRLITVYWNACDCEQSRFGFITGKKVSKKAVDRNRLRRYFKEFCRKNKGLFPAKKDFVFRALPGAGKASHDEIDNEAHRLMAKIASEISADRTD
- the yidD gene encoding membrane protein insertion efficiency factor YidD, producing MKHTGLWQKLHPKYLLIGPIRFYQLFISPMLGPRCRFYPSCSEYAIEAIQKKGIFKGFFLAVWRILRCNPLSAGGYDPVK
- the yidC gene encoding membrane protein insertase YidC; translation: MDKKTLLAVALSALVLISFQAYFAPKAPVADNATTAAATDNVNAAETAAQTSADTIVFGETAPVSPDKFTTISTADLTLTFNEISGNILKADIQQYNGKEMHISFGNGRQDYMIAGTGTSAAFSSQEIKNGDTTTLVFTSTQNELVVTKKYRIKEGSYLIDAAIEVTNTGNRSVELPLSVQIGPGLGSGVADSKLVFQGPIMFDGKKIRREKEDKIKAPEVYQTPEWLGYTSTYFLFAAAGGEFAEGIIQKSGDSAVIKGTDKAVINPASKYTKEFKLYVGPKKYTLLKETGYSLTKSIDFGYFSFLAIPLLNLMNFFFSYVHNYGLAIILLTVVVKLVTFPLTQKSMVSMKRMQLLQPKMNELREKYAKDKQKLNQAVMELYKKEGVNPFGGCLPIVIQIPVFFALYKALLVSIELKGSPFILHIADLSLKDPYYITPVLMGVTMFVQQRLSPQAGDPIQQKVFMFMPIIFTFLFLNFSSGLVLYWLTNNLLSIAQQYFINKKTTA
- the jag gene encoding RNA-binding cell elongation regulator Jag/EloR; the encoded protein is MRYFEIEGRTADEALNKFLAERRISKDFVEYEVIEQGSKGFLGIGSKPALIKVKFDDGEFLKRRSKLLLSELLEKAGFSDFSIEVKEQGSDIILNIKSEDSSLLIGKTAQTLDSFQYILDKMLKTEDRTETGVVIDVEDYRLRTVKQFKEKAVRLAKNAVKTGKTVKLPPMVTMIRKEIHLSLKEVAGITTKSKGEGNVKEILIIPENRVRRRPPRQNDN
- a CDS encoding YHS domain-containing protein, whose translation is MIIKFLVLGLILFVTYKLFAGRAKKEVKGKTEEQAVELVQDPVSGLYIDKDTQFKVKYYDKMYYFATKANMDKFIADKKGEQ
- the fsa gene encoding fructose-6-phosphate aldolase, with protein sequence MKIFLDTANIKEIKDAVDIGIIDGVTTNPSLIAKEQGCDFKEVIKDICGIVNGPVSAEVIALDWENMVKEGRELAGISDHVVVKIPFTRDGVKATSILAADDIDVNVTLVFSPNQALLAAKAGAAYISPFAGRLDDIGHDGLEIVQQCQDIVSSYDYEAEIIAASIRTTTHVLDCALMGIDIATIPYGILMQMFKHPLTDIGIEKFLADWKKTQG
- the csrA gene encoding carbon storage regulator CsrA, with translation MLVLSRKTNESIIIGENIEIRIVEVAGKSVKLGIDAPRDVSVHRKEIFEAIREENIQAATKENLVSLVDFFKNQNT
- the fliW gene encoding flagellar assembly protein FliW yields the protein MEKIKMSSTKLGQIEYSESDIITLSSPLLGFPDLSDFLLISSDKSFPFLWFQATQDPDVCFILIEPKIFHPNYDPKINKRELKILGIDSDDQLKIAAIVVVPEDPKNATVNLRAPILLNTGKKLAKQVILEDDRWMIKAPLFAAKDK